The Thermoanaerobaculia bacterium genomic interval GCTCGCCGCCGCTGCTCCAGAGCGGGCCGTAGGCCGCCACCCAGACGACCCGCGAGTCGCGCGGATCGACGAGGATGCGGCCGATGTGCTCGGACTTCTCGAGCCCCATGCGCTTCCACGACTTGCCGCCGTCCAGCGTGCGGTAGACGCCGTCGCCGTAAGAGACGCTGCGCTGGTTGTTGTTCTCGCCGGTGCCGACCCAGACGACGTTGGGGTTCTTCGGGTCGATGGCCAGGGCGCCGATCGAATAGGAGCCTTCGCCGTCGAAGACCGGCGCCCAGGTGGTGCCGGAGTTGGTCGTCTTCCAGACGCCGCCGGAAGCCGCCGCCACCCACCAGGTCTTGCTGTCGGTCGGATCGACCGCGAGGTCGCTGATCCGCCCGGAGGTGAGGGCCGGGCCGATCGAGCGCAGGGTGAGCCCGGCGAAGGTGGCGCTCGCGAGCGGCCCTTCGTCCTTCTTCGAATCCGGCTTGGCGGGCGTCGCGGCGAAGCCTGCGGCGGCGATCGAGAGTGCGAGGGCGGAGGTGAGAAGGACTCGCTTCATGACAGCTCCTGGCAAGAGAGAGATCCGGAAAGAGGTGCATACGAAAAAACGCCGGACCAGGTTGCGGTCCGGCGTCGAAATGCTAGCAGGGGAGAGTGGTTCGCGTCAGGAGCCCTGCTTGGCTTCCATGTTGATCTCGACCGCGACTTCGTCCGAAAGCAGCAGGCCGCCGTTGTCGAGCGCGCGATTCCAGTTGATGCCGTACTCCTTGCGGTCGAGCTTGGTGGCGACGGAGAAGCCGACAATCGACTTGCCCTCTTTGGTCTTCATCTCGCCCGTCAGGACGACCGGGAGGGTGACGACCTTGGTGACGCCGCGCATGGTGAAGTCGCCGGTCACCTTGTACTCGCTGTCCGAGACCTTCTCCACCTTCGTGCTCTTGAACGTGATCTCGGGGAACTTCTCGACGAAGAAGAAGTCCTCGCTGCGCAGATGCTTGTCGCGGTTCTCGTTGGAGGTGTCGATCGATGTCGCCTGGATCTTGAACTCGACCGACGCGGCGGCGAGGTTGGCGTCGTCCTTGACGATCGTCCCGGAGAACTCACCGAAGGAGCCGCGCACCTGCGACATCATGTGGCGGATCGTGAAGCCGACATGGGTGTGCGCCTTGTCGGCGGTGTAGGTGATCGCCGTCGAGGTGGCTGCGGCCGCCGCGGGGGCTGCGGTCTGGGCGGCGGCCCCTGCGACGCCGGCGACCCCGGCGAGAACTGCGAAAACGGTGGCGAGGGCGGCGACTGCGGTGAACTTCTTCATCTCTGCTTCTCCTCTTTCTCTGGGTGATCGGAATGGTCACAGGTACCGTAGAGCCCCTCGCGCAGGTCGTCGAGAAGCTGAATGAGTTGCCTGGCGTCGGTTTCGGACAGCGAGTGGAAACAGTCACGGAGCGTCTCGAGCATCGGCTGCTCGAGGGCGGTCAGAAGGGCGAGCCCCTCTTCCGAGATGGTGCAGAGCACCCGCCGCCGATCCTTCCGGCAGCGCAGGCGCCCGATCAGTTTCTTGGCTTCGAGGCGGTCGAGCAGACGGGTGATGCCGGGGGCGTGCTCGATCATGCGGGTAGCGATCTCGAGCGTCGGGACGGCCTCCGGGTGTGCGCCGCGCAGAATGCGCAGTACGTTGTACTGCTGGGCGGTGATGCCGTGGGGTTCGACGGTGGCCGCCAGACGGCGCTGCAGCTGGTCGCTCGTCCG includes:
- a CDS encoding YceI family protein; this encodes MKKFTAVAALATVFAVLAGVAGVAGAAAQTAAPAAAAATSTAITYTADKAHTHVGFTIRHMMSQVRGSFGEFSGTIVKDDANLAAASVEFKIQATSIDTSNENRDKHLRSEDFFFVEKFPEITFKSTKVEKVSDSEYKVTGDFTMRGVTKVVTLPVVLTGEMKTKEGKSIVGFSVATKLDRKEYGINWNRALDNGGLLLSDEVAVEINMEAKQGS
- a CDS encoding MarR family transcriptional regulator, whose amino-acid sequence is MPESKIQQEIRQTRPFASAFQEAGVALLRTSDQLQRRLAATVEPHGITAQQYNVLRILRGAHPEAVPTLEIATRMIEHAPGITRLLDRLEAKKLIGRLRCRKDRRRVLCTISEEGLALLTALEQPMLETLRDCFHSLSETDARQLIQLLDDLREGLYGTCDHSDHPEKEEKQR